One genomic region from Vitreimonas flagellata encodes:
- a CDS encoding thermonuclease family protein, whose translation MTLILPLMSASGESRGPPHSYIRVIDGDTLEDRQADITYRLVNIDTPETGSRASCIAEREQGEAATQAVRDLIANAQSFEARPTGRTDHYGRTIAYINVDGRDLGETLMEEHLARPWRGRRYPWCDAYGQLLP comes from the coding sequence ATGACGTTGATCTTGCCGCTCATGTCGGCGAGCGGCGAGAGCCGTGGGCCGCCGCACTCGTACATTCGCGTCATCGATGGCGACACGCTGGAGGATCGCCAAGCGGACATCACGTACCGCCTCGTGAACATCGACACGCCGGAAACCGGCAGCCGCGCCAGCTGCATCGCTGAACGCGAGCAAGGCGAGGCGGCGACTCAGGCCGTGCGCGATCTCATCGCCAATGCGCAGAGCTTCGAAGCGCGCCCAACGGGGCGCACCGATCATTATGGCCGCACGATCGCGTACATCAATGTCGATGGCCGCGATCTCGGCGAAACCTTGATGGAAGAGCATCTCGCCCGTCCCTGGCGTGGCCGGCGGTACCCCTGGTGCGACGCGTACGGGCAATTGCTGCCCTAA
- a CDS encoding PaaI family thioesterase, translated as MTDTPATPEAMLARLKQSVQKSGFTTMLAAQPLKCWAGESEILLDLRPELTQHHGFAHGGVIGALADNACAWAAASVAGDVVTSSYTLHFLGPALGERLRAKGRVVRAGKRQATVQADVFAEKGEESKLVATALATIARVER; from the coding sequence ATGACTGACACACCCGCTACACCCGAAGCCATGCTCGCGCGCCTGAAGCAGAGCGTGCAAAAATCCGGCTTCACCACCATGCTCGCCGCACAACCGCTGAAGTGCTGGGCCGGCGAGTCCGAAATTCTGCTCGATCTCCGGCCTGAGCTGACGCAACACCACGGTTTCGCCCATGGCGGTGTCATCGGCGCATTGGCCGACAATGCGTGCGCTTGGGCGGCGGCGTCCGTTGCCGGAGATGTGGTGACATCGAGCTATACGCTGCACTTCCTCGGACCAGCGCTTGGCGAGCGGCTGCGCGCCAAAGGCCGGGTGGTCCGCGCCGGCAAACGCCAGGCCACTGTTCAGGCCGACGTTTTCGCGGAAAAAGGCGAAGAATCAAAGCTGGTGGCCACCGCTTTGGCCACGATCGCCCGTGTTGAACGCTGA
- a CDS encoding acyl-CoA thioesterase, with the protein MSVMDELVNILTLEPIEVNLFLGRSPPGERGRIFGGQVVAQALTAAYKTVNGSICHSLQSYFIRPGDPTLPVLYQVERSRDGKSFATRRVIAIQKGEQIFNLACSFQVPEDGYDHADEMPSAPRPEELQEESERLRIVFKDHPEELARATRDRPIETRHISPINILAPEIKPSAHQMWFRARGDLGDDIGLNQALLAYASDYSLLGTSMRPHGVSWMSGVQTASLDHILWFHRPTNFSRWHLYVQDSPSASGARGFNRGAIYREDGVLVASAAQEGLIRKR; encoded by the coding sequence ATGTCCGTGATGGACGAACTCGTCAACATTCTCACGCTCGAACCGATCGAGGTGAACCTCTTCCTCGGCCGCTCACCGCCCGGCGAGCGCGGCCGTATCTTTGGCGGCCAAGTCGTCGCGCAAGCGCTGACGGCGGCATACAAAACCGTGAATGGTTCGATCTGCCATTCGCTGCAAAGCTATTTCATCCGTCCCGGCGACCCGACGCTGCCGGTGCTCTACCAAGTTGAGCGCTCGCGCGATGGCAAGAGCTTCGCCACGCGGCGCGTGATCGCGATTCAAAAGGGCGAGCAGATCTTCAATCTCGCCTGCTCGTTCCAGGTCCCGGAAGACGGCTACGATCACGCTGATGAGATGCCGTCCGCACCACGGCCAGAGGAGCTGCAGGAAGAGAGCGAGCGGTTGCGCATCGTCTTCAAGGACCATCCTGAGGAGCTCGCACGTGCGACGCGCGATCGGCCGATCGAAACCCGGCACATTTCACCCATCAATATCCTAGCTCCCGAGATCAAACCGTCGGCGCACCAGATGTGGTTCCGCGCACGTGGCGACCTCGGTGACGATATCGGCTTAAACCAAGCGCTGCTCGCGTACGCGTCTGACTATTCGCTGTTGGGAACCTCCATGCGACCGCACGGCGTGTCGTGGATGTCGGGCGTGCAGACGGCGAGCCTCGATCACATCCTCTGGTTCCATCGCCCCACGAACTTCTCGCGCTGGCACCTCTACGTGCAAGACAGCCCGTCTGCATCTGGAGCGCGCGGCTTCAATCGCGGCGCGATTTACCGCGAGGACGGCGTGCTGGTCGCATCGGCCGCACAGGAAGGCCTAATTCGTAAGAGATAG
- a CDS encoding acetyl-CoA hydrolase/transferase family protein, with amino-acid sequence MPRVISADEVLSTLPHGARVLVQGAAGESRVIADAVQAGVAARPDLSYVGVFLPGVNTHAYGGTFTTFFLTPELKAAAAQFLPLGYNDILSYLRAEPIDTVLFTASPADAAGQCSFGVAVDFAAELWPQIPIRIAHINPSMPHTRGHAGLPFEALTHVVRADAPLIELNEAPDDEIALAIGRNAAAFVPDGAIVQTGIGKAPGAVMRALRSRKALSLHTGFISDWALDLHEAGALAADDAVTTGLAIGTPRLYTALHASRFAFQPVAHTHAPDVLRSKCGLIAVNGALEVDLFGQAYAERVPNGFASGPGGALDFSRGAKLAGGVRILVLPSMARGASRIVTPGAGRGPVSLSRFDIDVVVTEYGAADLRGCSHDARAERLIAIAAPAHREMLKAAWDAASS; translated from the coding sequence GTGCCGCGCGTCATCAGCGCGGACGAGGTGCTGAGTACGCTGCCGCATGGTGCGCGCGTCTTGGTGCAGGGCGCTGCGGGTGAGTCCCGGGTTATCGCGGATGCCGTGCAAGCGGGGGTCGCGGCGCGGCCTGATCTATCGTACGTGGGCGTGTTTCTGCCGGGCGTGAACACGCACGCCTATGGCGGGACATTCACGACCTTCTTCCTGACGCCCGAACTCAAAGCCGCTGCCGCGCAATTTCTGCCGCTTGGCTACAACGACATCCTCTCATATCTTCGCGCTGAACCCATCGACACTGTGCTGTTCACGGCATCGCCAGCGGATGCAGCGGGCCAGTGCAGTTTCGGCGTCGCCGTGGATTTCGCCGCGGAGCTCTGGCCGCAGATTCCAATCCGCATCGCCCACATCAATCCGTCCATGCCGCACACGCGGGGACACGCAGGGCTTCCGTTCGAAGCATTGACGCATGTCGTGCGCGCGGATGCGCCGCTGATTGAGTTGAATGAAGCGCCCGACGATGAGATCGCCCTGGCGATCGGCCGCAACGCGGCGGCGTTCGTACCGGACGGCGCAATCGTGCAGACCGGCATCGGCAAAGCGCCCGGCGCGGTGATGCGCGCGCTGCGCTCGAGGAAGGCCTTAAGCCTCCACACGGGCTTCATTAGCGATTGGGCGCTTGATCTGCACGAGGCTGGCGCGCTCGCAGCCGACGATGCCGTGACAACAGGCTTAGCCATCGGCACCCCGCGCCTCTACACAGCGCTCCATGCTTCACGCTTTGCATTTCAGCCCGTCGCGCACACGCACGCGCCCGATGTGCTGCGCAGCAAGTGTGGGCTGATTGCCGTCAACGGCGCGCTTGAAGTCGATCTGTTCGGCCAAGCCTATGCCGAGCGGGTTCCGAATGGCTTTGCCTCGGGTCCGGGCGGTGCGTTGGATTTCTCGCGCGGGGCCAAGCTCGCGGGCGGCGTGCGCATCCTTGTGCTGCCATCGATGGCGCGGGGCGCCAGCCGCATCGTGACGCCTGGGGCGGGGCGAGGGCCGGTATCGCTCAGCCGCTTCGATATCGATGTCGTGGTCACGGAATATGGCGCGGCGGATTTACGCGGCTGTTCGCATGATGCGCGGGCCGAGCGCTTGATCGCGATCGCCGCGCCCGCGCATAGGGAGATGTTGAAAGCGGCGTGGGACGCGGCGAGTTCTTAG
- a CDS encoding acetyl-CoA C-acetyltransferase translates to MRRAAIVSPIRTAVGKFQGALASIPAGELGAVILRALIERTKLDPERVDDVIFAQGYGNGEAPCIARWSALAADFPISVPGYQLDRRCGSGLQSVIDAAMMVQTGVADVVIAGGVESMSNVEYYSTAMRGGARAGDSVMYDRLSRGRVMSQPIARFGVITGMIETAENLAKDYGITREQADEYAVMSHKRATNAWAENKFADELAPVPVPQKKGEPIMFAKDEGYRPDASMETLGALRAIEKGGIVTAGNASQQNDAAAACLVVAEDKLDELKLEPMAWFHSWAAAGCDPSRMGIGPVPAVERLFKRNGLGWKDIDLVELNEAFAPQVLAVLKGWGWDDRDKLNVNGSGISLGHPIGATGGRILANLVRELHRRDGRYGLETMCIGGGQGLAAIFERA, encoded by the coding sequence ATGCGTAGAGCCGCCATCGTCAGCCCGATCCGTACCGCCGTTGGTAAGTTTCAGGGCGCGCTTGCCTCGATCCCGGCGGGTGAACTTGGCGCGGTGATCCTCCGAGCCCTGATCGAGCGCACCAAGCTCGATCCCGAGCGCGTGGACGATGTGATCTTCGCGCAGGGCTACGGCAATGGCGAAGCGCCATGCATCGCGCGCTGGTCAGCGTTGGCGGCGGATTTTCCGATCTCGGTACCTGGCTATCAGCTTGATCGTCGCTGCGGCTCCGGCCTGCAATCGGTGATCGATGCTGCAATGATGGTGCAGACGGGTGTGGCCGATGTCGTCATCGCAGGCGGCGTCGAGAGCATGAGCAATGTCGAATACTATTCGACTGCCATGCGTGGCGGCGCGCGCGCAGGTGACTCCGTGATGTACGACCGCTTGTCGCGCGGCCGCGTGATGTCGCAGCCGATTGCGCGCTTTGGCGTTATCACCGGCATGATCGAGACCGCGGAAAATCTCGCCAAGGATTATGGCATTACGCGTGAGCAGGCGGACGAATACGCCGTCATGAGCCACAAGCGCGCGACCAACGCTTGGGCGGAAAACAAGTTCGCGGATGAACTCGCGCCAGTACCGGTGCCGCAGAAGAAGGGCGAGCCGATCATGTTCGCCAAGGACGAGGGCTATCGGCCTGACGCATCGATGGAAACGCTCGGCGCGTTGCGCGCGATCGAGAAGGGTGGAATCGTCACCGCGGGCAATGCAAGCCAGCAGAATGATGCGGCTGCTGCGTGCCTGGTTGTGGCTGAGGACAAACTGGACGAACTGAAACTCGAACCAATGGCGTGGTTTCACTCATGGGCCGCGGCAGGCTGCGATCCGTCACGCATGGGCATTGGCCCGGTGCCGGCGGTGGAGCGCTTGTTCAAGCGCAACGGCCTGGGCTGGAAAGATATCGATCTCGTGGAGCTCAATGAAGCCTTCGCGCCGCAAGTGCTGGCCGTGCTGAAGGGCTGGGGCTGGGACGATCGCGACAAGCTCAACGTCAACGGCTCCGGCATTTCGTTGGGCCACCCGATCGGCGCCACGGGCGGGCGCATCCTCGCAAACCTCGTGCGTGAGCTGCATCGCCGCGACGGGCGCTATGGCTTGGAGACGATGTGCATCGGCGGCGGGCAGGGCTTGGCCGCGATTTTCGAGCGCGCCTAG
- a CDS encoding glutathione peroxidase — translation MRKLLLAGLIMLAAACNRAPEPPTAEVAAERSAAVTAAVDEQRARFAAAPAPTSDNTAYQFVFDGLVAERVPMTAFQGEVVLVVNTASRCGFTPQYAGLQEIYTEYHERGFEVLGVPANNFAGQEPGSAQEIQDFCTLNFGVTFPMAAKADVVGDHAHPFYQWARTEFGDAAVPQWNFHKILVGRDGRILAAFPSDVTPTSAEIRTAIEAALAT, via the coding sequence ATGCGTAAGCTTTTGTTGGCGGGCCTCATCATGCTCGCCGCCGCCTGCAATCGCGCGCCGGAACCGCCCACCGCGGAGGTCGCCGCTGAACGCAGCGCTGCTGTCACCGCCGCTGTCGATGAGCAACGCGCGCGCTTCGCCGCCGCACCCGCGCCGACCAGTGACAACACCGCGTATCAGTTTGTGTTCGATGGTCTTGTTGCCGAGCGCGTGCCGATGACGGCCTTTCAAGGCGAAGTGGTGCTCGTCGTGAATACGGCGTCGCGGTGCGGGTTCACACCGCAATATGCGGGCTTGCAGGAAATTTACACCGAGTATCACGAGCGCGGCTTCGAGGTGCTCGGCGTGCCAGCGAACAATTTCGCGGGGCAGGAGCCGGGCTCGGCGCAGGAGATCCAAGATTTCTGCACGCTGAATTTTGGCGTCACCTTCCCGATGGCCGCAAAGGCGGACGTTGTGGGCGATCATGCGCATCCATTCTATCAATGGGCGCGCACCGAGTTTGGGGACGCGGCCGTGCCGCAATGGAATTTCCACAAGATCCTGGTCGGGCGAGACGGGCGCATCCTGGCCGCTTTCCCATCGGACGTGACGCCCACGTCGGCCGAAATCCGCACCGCCATCGAGGCGGCGCTGGCGACCTAG
- a CDS encoding NADPH:quinone oxidoreductase family protein, whose amino-acid sequence MAIASQMRALEVSALAEDFAGCSIVTQPSPAPKAGDVLIRVRAAALGFPALLMTRGAYQHKPDLPFVFGGDLAGEVVALGEGVANVELGARIATGALTGAFAEYCAVPAAGLTPIPAHADFAEGAAFPSAYLTAHVSLVHAAQLQAGEWVLVLGAAGGVGLAAVDLATRLGAGVIAGASSAEKRAKISQAFPNARVIDSSAPFRDEVRELSGGGVNVVYDPVGGDAFDQCLSCLSFAGRLLVVGFASGRIPTLAVNRALIKNISVLGVRAGEYSRRFPEKRRESWRFLTEAWSENGLRPYVDSEWGLDDWRQAVARVVSRACVGRVVVRP is encoded by the coding sequence ATGGCGATCGCGTCGCAGATGCGCGCGCTGGAAGTCTCGGCGCTGGCCGAGGATTTCGCCGGCTGTTCAATCGTCACGCAACCAAGTCCGGCGCCAAAGGCGGGCGACGTTCTGATCCGCGTGCGCGCGGCCGCTCTCGGTTTTCCTGCGCTGCTGATGACGCGCGGCGCCTATCAACACAAACCCGATTTGCCCTTCGTCTTTGGCGGCGATCTCGCCGGCGAAGTTGTGGCGCTGGGCGAGGGTGTCGCTAATGTTGAACTCGGTGCGCGCATTGCGACCGGCGCACTGACGGGCGCGTTCGCGGAATATTGCGCTGTCCCGGCCGCCGGCCTCACCCCCATACCCGCGCATGCGGATTTCGCCGAAGGCGCGGCGTTTCCTTCGGCCTACCTGACGGCGCATGTGTCACTCGTGCATGCAGCGCAATTGCAAGCTGGCGAGTGGGTGCTTGTGCTCGGCGCAGCTGGCGGCGTTGGCCTCGCCGCGGTTGATTTGGCGACACGCCTCGGCGCCGGTGTGATCGCTGGCGCATCAAGTGCGGAGAAACGCGCGAAGATTTCGCAGGCGTTTCCAAATGCGCGCGTCATCGATTCCAGCGCGCCGTTCCGCGACGAAGTGCGCGAACTCTCCGGCGGCGGCGTGAATGTCGTCTATGACCCAGTGGGCGGCGACGCGTTTGATCAATGCTTGTCATGCCTGTCGTTCGCCGGGCGATTGCTCGTCGTGGGCTTCGCGTCGGGGCGTATCCCCACGCTCGCGGTCAATCGTGCGCTGATCAAGAATATCTCCGTGCTAGGCGTGCGCGCGGGCGAGTATAGCCGGCGCTTCCCGGAGAAGCGGCGCGAGTCGTGGCGCTTTCTTACCGAGGCATGGTCCGAAAACGGCTTGCGGCCGTATGTGGATTCGGAATGGGGTCTGGACGATTGGCGTCAGGCCGTTGCGCGTGTGGTCTCGCGCGCCTGCGTCGGACGGGTTGTTGTCCGGCCCTAA
- a CDS encoding L-lactate dehydrogenase encodes MIAASISDYRELARRRLPRMFFEYIDGGSYDEVTLAANVADMRALKLRQRVMCDVSKLSTKATWFGRDYPLPVALGPVGFAGAFARRGEVQAARAAKAAGVPFCLSTVGICSAEEVSAVAGDLLWYQLYMLKDRAFMEGVLDRVAALGVDVLMFTVDLPVGGARYRDIRTGMNNPGAVGLINRVMQGAVRPHWSYDVALRGQPLMFGNLVGAVKGAKQIDEFMPWIVANMDASVTWKDIAWVRERWKGKIVLKGVLDVEDAELALQQGVDGIVVSNHGGRQLDGAASSISVLPRIAEKVDERTTIFFDGGIRSGMDVLKALALGANGCLLGRAWALALAGAGQRGVAHVLELLRKEMHVAMALTGVTDVKNANRDIIDAA; translated from the coding sequence TTGATCGCAGCTTCGATTTCAGATTATCGCGAATTGGCGCGGCGGCGCTTGCCGCGCATGTTTTTCGAATACATCGATGGCGGCTCCTACGATGAGGTGACGCTCGCCGCCAATGTCGCGGACATGCGTGCGCTGAAATTGCGCCAGCGCGTGATGTGCGATGTGTCCAAGCTTTCGACAAAGGCGACATGGTTCGGCCGCGACTATCCGCTGCCGGTGGCGCTTGGCCCGGTTGGCTTCGCCGGTGCGTTTGCGCGGCGCGGCGAAGTGCAGGCCGCGCGCGCGGCGAAGGCGGCGGGCGTGCCGTTCTGTTTGTCGACGGTCGGCATTTGCAGCGCCGAGGAGGTCTCCGCGGTCGCCGGCGATCTGCTTTGGTATCAGCTCTACATGCTGAAGGATCGCGCCTTCATGGAAGGCGTGCTCGATCGCGTGGCCGCACTCGGTGTCGATGTGCTGATGTTCACCGTCGATTTGCCCGTCGGCGGCGCGCGCTATCGCGACATCCGCACCGGCATGAACAATCCGGGCGCGGTGGGGCTCATCAATCGCGTCATGCAAGGCGCGGTGCGGCCGCATTGGTCGTACGACGTGGCGCTGCGTGGTCAGCCGCTGATGTTCGGCAATCTCGTCGGCGCTGTGAAGGGCGCCAAGCAGATCGACGAATTCATGCCGTGGATTGTCGCCAACATGGATGCGTCGGTGACCTGGAAAGATATCGCCTGGGTGCGTGAGCGCTGGAAGGGCAAGATCGTCCTGAAAGGCGTGCTCGATGTCGAGGACGCCGAGCTTGCGCTGCAGCAGGGCGTGGACGGGATCGTTGTGTCCAACCACGGCGGCCGACAATTGGATGGCGCTGCGTCAAGCATCAGCGTGCTGCCGCGCATCGCTGAAAAAGTGGATGAGCGTACGACGATTTTCTTCGACGGCGGCATCCGCTCCGGCATGGATGTCCTGAAGGCGCTTGCGCTGGGCGCCAATGGGTGCCTTCTTGGTCGCGCCTGGGCGCTCGCTCTGGCGGGCGCGGGACAACGCGGTGTCGCTCACGTGCTCGAATTGCTGCGCAAGGAGATGCATGTGGCGATGGCGCTCACCGGCGTGACGGACGTGAAGAACGCCAACCGCGATATTATCGACGCCGCTTGA
- a CDS encoding long-chain-fatty-acid--CoA ligase encodes MLATHGLRRAARVRGDFPGIEFEGVTRPWATVEDRVARVAAGLRALGLQRGDRVAVLSENSAAFFELYWAAPWADLIMASLNTRWAVPEMIAALQDCAATALVVDAAFAPLAEQLAKACPSVRHVIYAGSDSAAAPNGARDYEALVVENSPLADQERGGAEVVHLFYTSGTTGQSKGAMLTSDNVFFTGLMIASPFALSARTNALCVMPMFHVGAGTFLVGLTFAASGIVIARRFDAADALKTIAERRITHSVLVPAMINQMLNAPNVESYDLTCMERLIYGASPMPPALLNRAMEKMPGVGFNQGYSMTETTATGACLLPQDHQPDGPFAHRMYSVGQPIAGNDLEIRDPSGNVLPAGEVGEVCIRGPGVMAGYWNKPAETAAAVKNGWLHTGDAGKLDADGYLYIVDRIKDMIITGGENVYSAEVENAIYAHPSVAECAVIGLPDEKWGERVAAILHLKPESSLTEGDLIAHCRTMIGGYKVPRQVIFSADPLPRSGTGKILKPLLRKTYASAGKLG; translated from the coding sequence ATGCTGGCGACACATGGTTTGAGGCGCGCCGCCCGTGTGCGCGGCGACTTTCCTGGGATCGAGTTTGAAGGCGTCACCCGGCCATGGGCGACCGTCGAAGATCGCGTAGCGCGGGTTGCGGCCGGCCTCCGCGCGCTGGGATTGCAGCGCGGCGATCGCGTCGCGGTTTTGTCCGAGAATAGCGCCGCCTTCTTTGAACTCTATTGGGCCGCACCCTGGGCCGATCTGATCATGGCCAGCCTCAACACGCGCTGGGCCGTCCCTGAGATGATCGCGGCGCTGCAGGACTGCGCGGCGACCGCTCTGGTGGTCGATGCCGCCTTCGCGCCGCTGGCCGAGCAATTGGCCAAAGCCTGCCCCTCGGTGCGCCATGTCATTTACGCGGGCTCCGACTCGGCTGCGGCCCCCAACGGCGCGCGCGACTACGAGGCGCTGGTGGTGGAGAATTCACCGCTTGCCGATCAGGAGCGCGGCGGCGCCGAAGTGGTGCATCTCTTCTATACGAGCGGTACGACGGGGCAGTCCAAAGGCGCGATGCTGACGTCGGACAATGTGTTTTTCACCGGTCTGATGATTGCGAGCCCCTTCGCGCTTTCCGCGCGCACCAATGCGCTCTGCGTCATGCCCATGTTTCACGTCGGCGCTGGCACATTCCTTGTCGGCCTTACTTTCGCAGCGTCCGGCATCGTGATCGCGCGGCGTTTCGATGCCGCGGACGCACTTAAAACTATTGCAGAGCGGCGGATCACGCATTCGGTGCTGGTGCCGGCGATGATCAATCAAATGCTCAACGCGCCCAATGTGGAATCGTACGATCTCACCTGCATGGAGCGTTTGATCTATGGCGCCTCGCCCATGCCGCCGGCGCTGCTGAATCGCGCGATGGAGAAGATGCCGGGCGTTGGCTTCAACCAAGGCTATTCGATGACGGAAACGACGGCGACGGGCGCTTGCTTGCTGCCGCAAGACCACCAGCCGGACGGCCCGTTCGCACATCGCATGTATTCCGTCGGCCAACCCATCGCAGGCAATGATCTCGAAATTCGTGACCCGTCCGGCAATGTGCTGCCAGCCGGCGAAGTGGGCGAAGTGTGCATTCGCGGGCCGGGCGTAATGGCCGGCTACTGGAATAAACCCGCCGAGACTGCGGCCGCCGTAAAGAACGGTTGGCTGCACACCGGCGACGCTGGCAAGCTCGACGCGGACGGCTATCTCTACATCGTCGATCGCATCAAGGACATGATCATCACGGGTGGCGAGAACGTCTATTCGGCCGAAGTGGAAAACGCGATCTACGCGCATCCGAGCGTCGCCGAATGCGCCGTGATTGGTTTGCCGGATGAGAAGTGGGGCGAGCGCGTCGCCGCGATCCTGCATCTGAAGCCGGAGAGTTCGCTGACAGAGGGCGATCTGATCGCGCATTGCCGAACCATGATTGGCGGCTACAAAGTGCCGCGACAGGTGATTTTCTCCGCCGATCCGTTGCCGCGCAGCGGCACCGGTAAAATTCTAAAGCCGCTTCTGCGCAAAACCTATGCGAGCGCGGGCAAATTAGGGTGA
- a CDS encoding glutathione S-transferase family protein has protein sequence MKLYHCRDARSLRPLWTLEEMELAYEPVLLPFPPRVFAKPYLIENPLGTIPLLVDGDVRMTESSGICFYLTQKYGPTPLAVAPDEPDYASFLNWLFFSDATLTFPQTLVLRYRQFETPERRNEQVAGDYEKWFFGRLRALDAALEDGREWLCAGRFTIADICIAYALHLADVRANLGHGLSERVRAYLDRARARPGFVRARSIDAQAPQY, from the coding sequence ATGAAGCTCTATCATTGCCGCGACGCCCGCTCCCTTCGCCCGCTTTGGACGCTCGAAGAGATGGAACTCGCCTACGAGCCGGTTCTGCTGCCCTTCCCGCCGCGCGTCTTCGCCAAGCCCTACCTGATCGAAAACCCGCTCGGCACCATCCCGCTATTGGTCGATGGCGATGTACGGATGACGGAATCCTCCGGCATCTGCTTTTACCTCACGCAGAAATATGGCCCGACACCGCTGGCAGTCGCGCCCGACGAGCCGGATTACGCCAGCTTTCTGAACTGGCTCTTCTTTAGCGACGCCACTCTGACATTCCCGCAGACGTTGGTCCTTCGCTACCGCCAGTTCGAAACGCCAGAGCGACGCAATGAGCAGGTCGCGGGCGATTACGAGAAATGGTTCTTCGGTCGGCTGCGCGCGCTTGATGCGGCGCTAGAAGATGGTCGCGAATGGCTGTGCGCCGGCCGCTTCACCATCGCCGACATCTGCATCGCGTATGCGCTGCATCTGGCTGACGTTCGCGCGAACCTCGGCCACGGCCTGAGTGAACGCGTTCGCGCTTATCTTGATCGCGCGCGCGCGCGGCCAGGTTTTGTACGCGCTCGCAGCATTGATGCGCAGGCGCCACAGTATTGA